One Cellulomonas sp. NS3 genomic region harbors:
- a CDS encoding response regulator transcription factor — MIRVVLVDDQELLRAGLRTLVERDGDIAVVADAATGRQGVARVRELRPDVVLMDVRMPDLDGIEATRAIVADPALTGVAVLVLTTFDEDEHVFEAIRAGAAGFLLKDVAPDELRQAVRAVAAGDALLDPSVTWRVMQAAATAPRRDDGARLAGLTDREREVLREIGRGRSNQEIATTLHLSPATARTYVSRLLTKLDARDRSQLVVLAYETGLVSPGTPSA, encoded by the coding sequence GTGATCCGCGTCGTGCTCGTCGACGACCAGGAGCTGCTGCGCGCCGGGCTGCGCACGCTCGTCGAGCGCGACGGCGACATCGCGGTCGTGGCCGACGCCGCGACCGGGCGTCAGGGCGTGGCGCGCGTGCGGGAGCTGCGGCCCGACGTCGTGCTCATGGACGTCCGGATGCCCGACCTGGACGGGATCGAGGCGACGCGGGCGATCGTCGCCGACCCCGCGCTGACCGGCGTCGCGGTCCTGGTGCTCACGACGTTCGACGAGGACGAGCACGTGTTCGAGGCGATCCGGGCGGGCGCCGCGGGGTTCCTGCTCAAGGACGTCGCGCCCGACGAGCTCCGCCAGGCGGTCCGCGCCGTCGCGGCCGGGGACGCGCTGCTCGACCCGTCGGTGACGTGGCGCGTGATGCAGGCCGCGGCGACGGCTCCGCGTCGCGACGACGGTGCCCGCCTCGCCGGGCTGACCGACCGGGAGCGCGAGGTGCTGCGCGAGATCGGGCGGGGCCGCTCGAACCAGGAGATCGCGACGACGCTGCACCTGAGCCCCGCGACGGCCCGGACCTACGTGAGCCGCCTGCTCACCAAGCTCGACGCGCGCGACCGGTCGCAGCTCGTGGTGCTGGCGTACGAGACCGGGCTCGTGTCACCGGGGACGCCCTCCGCCTGA
- a CDS encoding GNAT family N-acetyltransferase — translation MEDARVTVDGYRIVPLSADTWDAFAALAERHNGVWRGCWCTYFHLFPDPPERKEIGERELKHRLVVAGRAHAALVTDGDRVLAWAQFGPVAELPNIHHRKEWEKGLVRAPDFRITCLFVDRDHRRRGVAAVAVRGALALIAEAGGGLVEAYPHDLPPGKKTSSSFLYNATRTMYEGLGFTYQRPKGKGNCVMTTEVAAAQRTEPPGPPG, via the coding sequence ATGGAGGACGCGCGGGTGACGGTGGACGGGTACCGGATCGTGCCGTTGAGCGCGGACACGTGGGACGCGTTCGCGGCGCTGGCGGAACGTCACAACGGGGTCTGGCGAGGGTGCTGGTGCACGTACTTCCACCTGTTCCCCGACCCGCCCGAGCGCAAGGAGATCGGGGAGCGCGAGCTCAAGCACCGGCTCGTCGTCGCCGGCCGCGCTCATGCGGCGCTCGTCACGGACGGCGACCGCGTCCTCGCGTGGGCGCAGTTCGGGCCGGTCGCCGAGCTGCCGAACATCCACCACCGCAAGGAGTGGGAGAAGGGCCTCGTCCGGGCGCCCGACTTCCGGATCACGTGCCTGTTCGTGGATCGCGACCACCGCCGGCGAGGGGTCGCGGCGGTCGCGGTGCGGGGTGCGCTGGCCCTGATCGCCGAGGCCGGCGGCGGGCTCGTCGAGGCGTACCCGCACGACCTCCCACCCGGGAAGAAGACCTCCTCCTCGTTCCTCTACAACGCCACGCGGACGATGTACGAGGGGCTCGGCTTCACGTACCAGCGACCCAAGGGCAAGGGGAACTGCGTCATGACCACGGAGGTCGCCGCGGCCCAGCGGACCGAGCCGCCCGGGCCGCCCGGCTGA
- a CDS encoding MFS transporter: MTDARTRSAATPTDEPDPNRWKALSVCLAAGFMTLLDVSIVNVALPSIAQELDASPSALQWVVSGYALTFGLVLVSAGRLGDARGRRSLFIVGVVVFTLASLTAGLAPSAGWLVAARLVQGIGGGIINPQVSGIIQQLFRGAERGRAFGRLGTTIGVSTAIGPVLGGVILAVVGPEHGWRWVFLVNLPVGLLAVLLSLRYLSPRRDKEPARDLDPVGAVLLGAGVVGVLWPLLSEQWEPVDLVLLVAGLVLLVAFALWERRVDARGGTPMVRLALFRVPGYGSSALLALAYFSGFTSIFFVLTLYLQDELAYSPLAAGLAITPFALGSAVTSAVGGRVVSTRGRSVVVLGLVLVVVGVVATDALLALAAGSSATGWWIAAPLLVAGLGSGLVISPNQTLALEHVPVEQAGAAGGVLQTGQRLGSAVGIAVAGSLYFAGTGSGDTAAGVTHGLRATVALLVVALVLGVVDLRRRSPDRAG, translated from the coding sequence GTGACGGACGCCCGGACCCGCAGCGCGGCCACACCCACCGACGAGCCGGACCCGAACCGGTGGAAGGCGCTCAGCGTCTGCCTCGCCGCCGGGTTCATGACGCTGCTCGACGTCAGCATCGTCAACGTCGCGCTCCCCTCGATCGCCCAGGAGCTCGACGCCTCGCCGTCGGCCCTGCAGTGGGTCGTGTCCGGCTACGCCCTGACGTTCGGGCTCGTGCTCGTCAGCGCCGGCCGGCTGGGCGACGCCCGCGGACGGCGGAGCCTGTTCATCGTCGGGGTGGTGGTCTTCACGCTCGCGTCGCTGACGGCCGGGCTCGCGCCGTCGGCGGGATGGCTCGTCGCCGCCCGGCTGGTGCAGGGCATCGGGGGAGGCATCATCAACCCGCAGGTCTCCGGCATCATCCAGCAGCTCTTCCGTGGCGCCGAGCGCGGGCGCGCGTTCGGCAGGCTCGGCACGACCATCGGGGTCTCCACGGCGATCGGACCCGTGCTCGGCGGCGTGATCCTCGCGGTCGTCGGGCCCGAGCACGGCTGGCGCTGGGTCTTCCTGGTCAACCTGCCGGTGGGCCTGCTCGCCGTCCTGCTCTCGCTGCGCTACCTCTCGCCGCGGCGCGACAAGGAGCCCGCACGCGACCTCGACCCCGTCGGCGCCGTGCTGCTCGGTGCGGGGGTCGTCGGCGTCCTGTGGCCGCTCCTCAGCGAGCAGTGGGAGCCCGTCGACCTCGTGCTGCTGGTCGCCGGGCTCGTCCTGCTCGTCGCCTTCGCGCTGTGGGAGCGGCGCGTCGACGCCCGCGGCGGGACCCCGATGGTGCGGCTCGCGCTGTTCCGGGTCCCCGGCTACGGCAGCAGCGCGCTGCTCGCCCTCGCGTACTTCTCGGGGTTCACGTCGATCTTCTTCGTCCTGACCCTGTACCTGCAGGACGAGCTCGCCTACTCGCCCCTGGCGGCGGGGCTCGCGATCACCCCGTTCGCGCTGGGCTCGGCCGTGACGTCCGCGGTCGGCGGGCGGGTGGTCAGCACGCGCGGACGCAGCGTCGTCGTCCTGGGGCTCGTGCTCGTCGTGGTGGGCGTGGTCGCGACCGACGCGCTGCTCGCGCTCGCCGCTGGCTCGTCCGCGACCGGGTGGTGGATCGCCGCACCGCTGCTCGTCGCCGGGCTCGGCAGCGGCCTGGTCATCTCGCCGAACCAGACGCTCGCGCTCGAGCACGTGCCCGTCGAGCAGGCCGGCGCGGCCGGCGGCGTGCTGCAGACCGGGCAGCGGCTCGGCTCGGCCGTCGGGATCGCCGTCGCCGGGTCGCTCTACTTCGCCGGCACCGGCAGCGGCGACACCGCGGCCGGGGTCACGCACGGGCTGCGCGCGACCGTCGCGCTCCTGGTGGTCGCGCTCGTCCTGGGCGTCGTCGACCTGCGGCGACGGTCCCCGGACCGCGCCGGCTGA
- a CDS encoding GyrI-like domain-containing protein yields the protein MTTTTGPDLRRTHPGVWHAPDDPELVVVPPVQYLMVDGAGDPSTAQAYTDAVQTLYAVSYGVRALVKASGGTPWTVMPLEGLWWADDLTTFTAGRRDDWLWTMLIAQHDGVTAELVGEALDAAGRKKKAPAADRLRLEVLDEGEVVQVLHHGPYSAEGPTIERLHAFAAGAGRALRGRHHEVYLSDPRRVAPERMRTILRQPVGP from the coding sequence ATGACCACGACGACCGGTCCCGACCTGCGGCGCACCCACCCCGGGGTGTGGCACGCCCCCGACGACCCCGAGCTCGTCGTCGTCCCGCCCGTCCAGTACCTCATGGTCGACGGCGCGGGCGACCCGTCCACGGCGCAGGCCTACACCGACGCGGTGCAGACGCTCTACGCGGTGAGCTACGGCGTCCGGGCGCTGGTGAAGGCGTCGGGCGGCACGCCGTGGACCGTGATGCCGCTCGAGGGGTTGTGGTGGGCCGACGACCTCACCACCTTCACGGCGGGGCGGCGCGACGACTGGCTGTGGACGATGCTCATCGCGCAGCACGACGGTGTCACCGCCGAGCTGGTCGGCGAGGCGCTCGACGCTGCGGGGCGCAAGAAGAAGGCGCCCGCGGCGGACCGCCTCCGGCTCGAGGTGCTCGACGAGGGCGAGGTCGTCCAGGTCCTGCACCACGGGCCCTACTCGGCGGAGGGCCCGACGATCGAGCGCCTGCACGCGTTCGCCGCCGGCGCCGGGCGTGCGCTGCGAGGCCGCCACCACGAGGTCTACCTCTCGGACCCGCGGCGCGTCGCCCCGGAACGGATGCGCACGATCCTGCGCCAGCCCGTCGGGCCCTGA
- a CDS encoding MerR family transcriptional regulator: MGMRDDHLLSIGEFSRLSRLSVRMLRYYDAHGVLPPAHVDPASGYRTYSAHALRTADWVRTLRDLGLGVAELTACAGLVDDPGALRSVLEAQRGRLVREAAAALGRVGEVDRLLATLGAPALPVPVTRRRLPARTVAALRATIPTYADEGVLWQRLYPALGAAGGRPAASGWTAAVLHDAEFREHDVDVEVQCEVASSFGSTGEVRCVERAAQDVAVGVLRGPYDAVAATIGAVGAWVAEQGLAFDGPLLDVYVVSPAHDPEPAHWVTEVCVPVTTAPSPAREEP; this comes from the coding sequence ATGGGCATGCGCGACGACCACCTCCTGAGCATCGGGGAGTTCTCCCGGCTGTCCCGGCTCAGCGTCCGCATGCTGCGCTACTACGACGCGCACGGCGTGCTGCCGCCCGCGCACGTCGACCCGGCGTCGGGCTACCGCACCTACTCGGCGCACGCCCTGCGCACGGCGGACTGGGTCCGCACGCTCCGCGACCTCGGCCTGGGCGTCGCGGAGCTGACGGCGTGCGCCGGCCTGGTCGACGACCCCGGCGCCCTGCGCTCGGTGCTCGAGGCGCAGCGCGGCCGGCTCGTGCGGGAGGCCGCCGCGGCGCTCGGTCGTGTGGGCGAGGTCGACCGGCTCCTGGCGACGCTCGGCGCGCCGGCCCTGCCCGTCCCCGTGACGCGGCGCCGGCTCCCGGCCCGGACGGTCGCAGCGCTGCGCGCGACGATCCCGACGTACGCCGACGAGGGGGTGCTCTGGCAGCGCCTCTACCCCGCGCTCGGGGCGGCCGGGGGCCGTCCGGCCGCGTCCGGGTGGACAGCCGCCGTCCTCCACGACGCCGAGTTCCGCGAGCACGACGTCGACGTCGAGGTGCAGTGCGAGGTCGCGTCGTCGTTCGGGTCGACCGGCGAGGTCCGGTGCGTCGAGCGGGCGGCGCAGGACGTCGCCGTCGGGGTCCTGCGCGGCCCGTACGACGCCGTCGCCGCGACGATCGGGGCGGTCGGCGCGTGGGTCGCCGAGCAGGGGCTCGCGTTCGACGGCCCGCTGCTCGACGTCTACGTCGTCTCCCCCGCGCACGACCCGGAGCCTGCGCACTGGGTCACCGAGGTGTGCGTCCCCGTCACCACCGCCCCGTCCCCCGCCCGCGAGGAGCCCTGA